The following are encoded together in the Lactuca sativa cultivar Salinas chromosome 1, Lsat_Salinas_v11, whole genome shotgun sequence genome:
- the LOC111905029 gene encoding probable purple acid phosphatase 20 isoform X1 — translation MSFPEFRLLAMVAIVFAGAMEISHAYDRPPPREDLFVSLAEDADSTTPQQIHVSLVGEDRMRISWITDEHTPAMVNYGTSPGKYERSANGTISSYEYINYTSGEIHDVVIGPLDPNTMYYYSFAPGSTPEYSFKTPPAQFPIKFAISGDLGQTEWTKTTLEHISQANYDVFLLPGDLCYADMVQPIWDSFGRLVEPLASKRPWMVTQGNHEMEIIPATHPTPFTSYNARWHMPFEESGSTSNLYYSFEVSGVHVIMLGSYTDFGPGSNQYRWLESDLKKVDRSKTPWLIVIIHAPWYNSNVDHQGEKQSVDMKESMEGLLYEARVDVVFAGHVHAYERFIRVYNQNSDDCAPVHITIGDGGNRGRSAGKYEEPQPTISVFREVSFGHGRLEIVNSSYAKWSWHRNDDDISVQSDSIWLKNLASDPACNKLEI, via the exons ATGAGCTTCCCGGAGTTCAGGTTGCTGGCGATGGTGGCCATCGTCTTCGCCGGAGCCATGGAAATTTCTCACGCATATGACCGGCCTCCGCCGCGGGAGGATCTCTTCGTATCACTCGCCGAAGATGCTGATTCGACCACTCCACAACAA ATTCATGTGTCGTTGGTTGGTGAAGACAGAATGAGAATTTCATGGATTACCGATGAACATACTCCAGCCATGGTAAACTACGGTACATCTCCGGGGAAATACGAACGTTCTGCTAACGGGACCATTTCGTCCTACGAGTATATAAATTACACCTCCGGTGAAATACACGACGTCGTAATAGGTCCATTGGATCCAAACACCATGTATTATTACTCTTTTGCCCCTGGTTCAACCCCTGAATACTCTTTCAAGACTCCTCCGGCTCAATTTCCGATCAAATTTGCTATTTCAG GTGATCTTGGACAAACCGAATGGACGAAAACGACGCTTGAACACATCTCACAAGCAAACTACGACGTGTTTCTGCTACCCGGAGATTTATGTTACGCGGATATGGTGCAACCCATCTGGGACTCATTCGGCCGGCTGGTGGAGCCGCTAGCGAGCAAACGGCCATGGATGGTGACACAAGGCAACCACGAGATGGAGATAATTCCGGCCACTCACCCAACTCCGTTCACTTCCTACAACGCCAGGTGGCATATGCCGTTCGAGGAGAGCGGGTCCACGTCGAATTTGTATTACTCTTTTGAGGTCTCCGGTGTCCACGTCATCATGTTGGGTTCCTACACCGATTTTGGACCTGGGTCGAACCAATATCGATGGTTAGAGTCTGATTTGAAGAAGGTTGACCGGAGCAAAACACCATGGCTCATCGTGATTATTCATGCTCCATGGTATAACTCAAATGTTGATCATCAAGGGGAGAAACAGTCGGTCGATATGAAGGAATCTATGGAGGGATTGCTTTATGAAGCTCGTGTTGATGTCGTTTTTGCAGGacatgttcatgcttatgagcgCTTT ATTAGGGTTTACAATCAAAATAGTGATGATTGTGCCCCGGTTCATATCACAATCGGGGATGGAGGCAACCGTGGACGCTCTGCTGGGAA GTACGAAGAACCACAACCAACGATATCGGTATTTAGGGAAGTCAGTTTTGGGCATGGGCGACTTGAGATAGTGAATTCCAGTTATGCCAAGTGGTCGTGGCATAGAAATGACGACGATATATCAGTTCAATCCGATTCAATCTGGTTAAAAAACCTTGCTTCTGATCCAGCTTGTAATAAGTTGGAAATATAA
- the LOC111905029 gene encoding probable purple acid phosphatase 20 isoform X2 yields the protein MRISWITDEHTPAMVNYGTSPGKYERSANGTISSYEYINYTSGEIHDVVIGPLDPNTMYYYSFAPGSTPEYSFKTPPAQFPIKFAISGDLGQTEWTKTTLEHISQANYDVFLLPGDLCYADMVQPIWDSFGRLVEPLASKRPWMVTQGNHEMEIIPATHPTPFTSYNARWHMPFEESGSTSNLYYSFEVSGVHVIMLGSYTDFGPGSNQYRWLESDLKKVDRSKTPWLIVIIHAPWYNSNVDHQGEKQSVDMKESMEGLLYEARVDVVFAGHVHAYERFIRVYNQNSDDCAPVHITIGDGGNRGRSAGKYEEPQPTISVFREVSFGHGRLEIVNSSYAKWSWHRNDDDISVQSDSIWLKNLASDPACNKLEI from the exons ATGAGAATTTCATGGATTACCGATGAACATACTCCAGCCATGGTAAACTACGGTACATCTCCGGGGAAATACGAACGTTCTGCTAACGGGACCATTTCGTCCTACGAGTATATAAATTACACCTCCGGTGAAATACACGACGTCGTAATAGGTCCATTGGATCCAAACACCATGTATTATTACTCTTTTGCCCCTGGTTCAACCCCTGAATACTCTTTCAAGACTCCTCCGGCTCAATTTCCGATCAAATTTGCTATTTCAG GTGATCTTGGACAAACCGAATGGACGAAAACGACGCTTGAACACATCTCACAAGCAAACTACGACGTGTTTCTGCTACCCGGAGATTTATGTTACGCGGATATGGTGCAACCCATCTGGGACTCATTCGGCCGGCTGGTGGAGCCGCTAGCGAGCAAACGGCCATGGATGGTGACACAAGGCAACCACGAGATGGAGATAATTCCGGCCACTCACCCAACTCCGTTCACTTCCTACAACGCCAGGTGGCATATGCCGTTCGAGGAGAGCGGGTCCACGTCGAATTTGTATTACTCTTTTGAGGTCTCCGGTGTCCACGTCATCATGTTGGGTTCCTACACCGATTTTGGACCTGGGTCGAACCAATATCGATGGTTAGAGTCTGATTTGAAGAAGGTTGACCGGAGCAAAACACCATGGCTCATCGTGATTATTCATGCTCCATGGTATAACTCAAATGTTGATCATCAAGGGGAGAAACAGTCGGTCGATATGAAGGAATCTATGGAGGGATTGCTTTATGAAGCTCGTGTTGATGTCGTTTTTGCAGGacatgttcatgcttatgagcgCTTT ATTAGGGTTTACAATCAAAATAGTGATGATTGTGCCCCGGTTCATATCACAATCGGGGATGGAGGCAACCGTGGACGCTCTGCTGGGAA GTACGAAGAACCACAACCAACGATATCGGTATTTAGGGAAGTCAGTTTTGGGCATGGGCGACTTGAGATAGTGAATTCCAGTTATGCCAAGTGGTCGTGGCATAGAAATGACGACGATATATCAGTTCAATCCGATTCAATCTGGTTAAAAAACCTTGCTTCTGATCCAGCTTGTAATAAGTTGGAAATATAA